Within the Gracilinema caldarium DSM 7334 genome, the region GGGGATGAGTAAGGAGCCATCGTGCAAGTATCACCTTTTGCTGATTTCCGCCTGAAAGGGATTTTATCGGCGTATTGGGTGAAGGCGTTTTAATTGAAAGCTTTTTAATAAATTCCCGGGTAAATGTTTCGGCCTGTTTTTTCGATAGCGGTTTAAAGAAACCTTTGAGTACCTGAAAGGCCAGAATAAGATTATCCCGAACCGAAAGGTCTGCAAGAATGCCTTCACCCTTTCTATCTTCCGGCAGATAGCCTATTCCCAGTTTCATTGCATGTATAGGTTCTTTTATATTTACCTGTTTACCATTCATCATGGTTTCGCCGCCGGTTACTTTATCTGCGGCATAAATTGCCCGAACACTCTCACTTCGTCCTGAACCAAGCAAACCGGCAAAACCATTCACTTCACCTTTCCATATTTTAAAGTCAAAGGGTTGTATATCAGAAACACTCCTGAGGCTTTTGGCTTCAAAGACTGGTGCATCCTGCTCATGTTTCATTATTCTTGGTTTTTCCATGTGTTCGACATCATCCAGAGCCTTACCCATCATTTTGGAAACAAGCTCCAACTGGGAAAGGGAAGAGGCTTCATATTCACCGATCAAGTTTCCATTACGCAATACGGTAATCCGATCACTAATTTCATAGACCTGATCAAGGAAATGGGTGATAAAAATAATACCTACCCCTCTCGATTTAAGTTCTCTCATCAACTTAAAAAGCTTGATCACCTCATCTTCATCAAGCGAAGAGGTTGGTTCATCGAGAATGAGAATCTTACAATCCATATCAACAGCCCGGGCAATCGCAATCATTTGCTGAACCGCAATGGAACAGCTCGATAGCTCCTGGGTTGGCCGGGCAGGAATTTCGAGAGAGTTAAGCAGGTGAGCCGCTTGTTCATTCATACGTTTCCAATTAACTAAGGATGAATGCCCACGGCCAATAAACATATTTTCAGCGACGCTAAGATTTGGACAGAGACTGATTTCCTGATAGACCGTTCCAATGCCGCTATTTTGCGCTTCTTCAGGGGAACGAAAGTGCACAGACTCCCCTTCTACAAACATACTTCCAGCGTCTTTTTCATAGACGCCAGTTATAATTTTAACCAGTGTAGATTTTCCTGCCCCATTCTCGCCCATAAGAGCATGTACTTCACCCTTTCTAAGGGTAAAATCTACATTTTGCAGAGCCATGACTCCTGGAAAGGATTTGCATATCCCCTTCATCTCGAGTATTTTTTCTGACTGCACCTAGTTACCTCCTTTTCCTCTCCAGTTCAGATACATAAAGGGCTTGCAAAAGTGCTGTCTTTTGCAAGCCCAGAAACATGAGCGAACTACTTTATTTTGTTATTACACCTTTACCAGGATCAGCATTAATACCATATTTTTGGATGATTTCGTCGGTA harbors:
- a CDS encoding sugar ABC transporter ATP-binding protein; the encoded protein is MQSEKILEMKGICKSFPGVMALQNVDFTLRKGEVHALMGENGAGKSTLVKIITGVYEKDAGSMFVEGESVHFRSPEEAQNSGIGTVYQEISLCPNLSVAENMFIGRGHSSLVNWKRMNEQAAHLLNSLEIPARPTQELSSCSIAVQQMIAIARAVDMDCKILILDEPTSSLDEDEVIKLFKLMRELKSRGVGIIFITHFLDQVYEISDRITVLRNGNLIGEYEASSLSQLELVSKMMGKALDDVEHMEKPRIMKHEQDAPVFEAKSLRSVSDIQPFDFKIWKGEVNGFAGLLGSGRSESVRAIYAADKVTGGETMMNGKQVNIKEPIHAMKLGIGYLPEDRKGEGILADLSVRDNLILAFQVLKGFFKPLSKKQAETFTREFIKKLSIKTPSPNTPIKSLSGGNQQKVILARWLLTHPQYLILDEPTRGIDVGTKVEIQKLVLQLAEEGVSVTFISSEIEEMLRTCSRLIVMRDRQIVGELTGTNVTQADVMHVIAGGGYEHA